A stretch of the Fusarium musae strain F31 chromosome 2, whole genome shotgun sequence genome encodes the following:
- a CDS encoding hypothetical protein (EggNog:ENOG41) yields MTALEPVSNLEDPFDEDANWQAGSSYNYFSDLETADEYHRIATRLANNDKRQSIYGASSLTRSRTSLSRRLSVGARSLFTRRKDSALSTSSSRASLTAANYPTKGPYSPSIPPSSETGSVVSPPRSTFEIDDEDELYADDGGMREVVKDIFARSEKRNSIELGMPRSIPHCPKKSPEHKSFSRTGVQVKDLISNARDGARLIQTRGERRRNQLRTQIKMIPEEEVGR; encoded by the coding sequence ATGACAGCATTAGAACCAGTTTCCAACCTAGAAGACCCCTTCGATGAAGATGCCAACTGGCAGGCCGGTTCATCCTACAACTACTTCAGCGACCTCGAAACAGCGGATGAGTATCATCGCATTGCCACCAGACTGGCCAACAACGACAAACGGCAGTCCATATAcggtgcttcttctcttaCACGATCACGCACCTCGCTCAGTCGACGCCTCAGTGTTGGGGCAAGATCCCTCTTTACGCGAAGGAAAGACTCGGCTTTGTCCACGAGCTCTAGCCGAGCATCTCTGACGGCCGCCAATTATCCTACAAAGGGGCCATACTCACCTTCAATACCTCCTTCATCAGAAACTGGGAGCGTTGTTTCTCCGCCACGCAGTACCTTTGaaatcgatgatgaagatgagcttTATGCAGATGATGGCGGTATGAGGGAAGTTGTCAAGGATATCTTTGCGCGAAGCGAGAAGCGCAACTCGATAGAACTGGGCATGCCTCGTTCTATACCGCACTGTCCAAAGAAGTCACCAGAACACAAGTCTTTTTCAAGAACAGGAGTGCAGGTCAAGGACCTGATCTCAAATGCACGTGATGGAGCGAGGTTGATTCAAACAAGAggtgagaggagaagaaatcaGCTCAGAACTCAAATCAAGATGATtccagaggaagaggttggGCGTTGA
- a CDS encoding hypothetical protein (EggNog:ENOG41), protein MYSSQSPSFTAEFIKEEPGKPVPQKPVRRRGLNDQIKWVKAWMSKLPQGDEDWDNNRPSTLEDILRLRDRLTISHVESRRDMDWLTLLETYAAASKDFEGRETQLHCMVMVAACHVAHDQGLTINEVMDAMAKCVTGGSDTLRSKRFALPKCVQIGDELAKVLGPRAYELPLRGRLS, encoded by the coding sequence ATGTATTCTTCACAGTCGCCAAGTTTTACCGCCGAATTTATCAAAGAAGAACCCGGAAAGCCAGTCCCCCAGAAGCCCGTCCGAAGAAGGGGTCTGAATGATCAGATAAAATGGGTTAAGGCGTGGATGTCAAAGTTACCTCAAGGGGATGAGGATTGGGACAACAACAGACCTTCGACACTAGAAGACATTCTCCGTCTGCGTGATCGTTTGACCATCTCTCACGTTGAGTCGCGTCGGGACATGGACTGGCTCACTCTTCTCGAGACCTATGCTGCTGCTTCCAAAGACTTTGAGGGACGAGAAACTCAGCTTCACTGCATGGTAATGGTCGCAGCCTGTCACGTGGCTCATGATCAAGGCCTTACCATAAACGAGGTTATGGATGCCATGGCTAAATGCGTTACTGGAGGCAGTGATACTCTTAGATCCAAGCGATTCGCACTACCCAAGTGTGTCCAGATTGGCGATGAACTTGCTAAAGTACTGGGGCCACGGGCATATGAGCTTCCATTGAGAGGTAGGCTGTCTTGA
- the ADV1 gene encoding Transcriptional regulatory protein pro1 produces MTVSQSSKAKPASKASNGKPKTKTQMHRRSRTGCYTCRLRRKKCDEGTPMCTACKHLGLQCEYKRPMWWSNNDMRRKHKEDIKMIIKRKKLSEKSSHNIQNSVTSSPPGLTHSLPTSATFTDPLDRTRSASIDSQFPAAFNFNSPPSGNEYGFGAPMHPEFMFGSYSPYEIDVKTERQMFVNDVPTVRESHISTFSTYHTPPPAGTVLPNGPLDGEWAEQVFQERKESLSEETLNCNFFDFSHGPSTESRQVKIELDENDQRLLDHFIQFVLPTIFPILESNQHCSVSSDLILPALQSNSAYLHCCLSVAAQHLKSHISGSTSTDDIDNDIMRHRYATIWALCEALKKDENHQQILEATLGLIFFQSVVGRYDDGLLDIPWHQHFQAAISLVQKLDLPGIVSDPTRASMQTPFNMSLSSWIDILGATMKGRSPTFAHTYREKHLSQLNPSLGLRELMGCDDRVMYLISEIACLESLKKDGMDDFTLCQHVSALGEQISLTEMGDAGPKMPFNANGSLSPKQLSKNMTMAFRIAARIFLCSLVPGFNPRQPSPMGLVEKLTTVLQHIPSGPNGFDRNLAWVYLIGGSISVPGSSFRAFFEDRLAQLGDSARFGTMGRVATLLHEVWVQNDSLSGVSTPGSTTSEAAQLHIHWRDVMESKGWDFLLI; encoded by the exons ATGACTGTATCACAGTCTTCAAAGGCCAAACCGGCCTCCAAAGCCAGCAATGGCaagccaaagacaaagacgcaGATGCATCGTCGTTCAAGAACTG GCTGCTATACTTGCCGTTTGCGACGCAAGAAATGCGACGAGGGAACTCCCATGTGCACAGCCTGCAAGCACCTCGGCTTGCAATGCGAGTACAAGCGGCCCATGTGGTGGAGTAACAACGATATGCGAAGGAAACACAAAGAGGACATCAAGATGATCATCAAGCGCAAGAAGCTCTCTGAGAAGTCATCACACAACATCCAGAACTCTGTCACCAGCTCCCCTCCTGGCCTCACACACTCTCTTCCCACATCAGCCACCTTCACTGATCCTCTCGACCGTACAAGATCCGCCTCCATTGACTCTCAATTCCCAGCTgctttcaacttcaacagccCTCCCAGCGGCAACGAGTATGGATTCGGTGCGCCAATGCACCCCGAGTTCATGTTTGGCAGCTACTCGCCTTATGAGATCGATGTCAAGACGGAGCGACAGATGTTTGTGAACGATGTGCCCACAGTTCGCGAATCACACATCTCCACCTTCAGCACTTACCACACTCCTCCCCCAGCTGGTACTGTTCTGCCCAACGGCCCTCTCGACGGCGAGTGGGCCGAGCAGGTCTTCCAAGAGCGCAAGGAATCCCTTTCAGAGGAGACCCTCAACTGCAATTTCTTCGACTTTTCACATGGCCCTTCTACAGAGTCGAGGCAAGTCAAGATTGAGTTGGATGAGAATGACCAGCGCCTGCTAGACCACTTCATCCAATTCGTTCTGCCAACCATCTTTCCCATCCTCGAGTCCAATCAACATTGCTCAGTCAGCTCAGACCTGATCCTCCCTGCTCTTCAATCAAACAGTGCCTACCTTCACTGCTGCTTGAGTGTCGCTGCCCAACACCTCAAATCACATATCAGTGGCTCTACCTCTACCGATGACATTGACAACGATATCATGCGCCATCGCTATGCCACCATCTGGGCTCTTTGcgaggctctcaagaaggatgagaaccACCAACAAATTCTCGAGGCAACCCTGGGCCTCATTTTCTTCCAGTCTGTCGTTGGCCGCTATGACGATGGCCTTCTCGATATTCCTTGGCACCAGCACTTCCAGGCTGCCATCAGCTTGGTGCAGAAGCTTGACCTTCCCGGAATTGTCTCTGACCCTACTCGGGCTTCAATGCAAACCCCCTTCAACATGTCTCTCTCGTCATGGATTGACATTCTTGGTGCCACCATGAAGGGCCGCTCACCAACATTTGCTCACACTTACCGCGAGAAACATCTTTCTCAGCTCAACCCTAGCCTTGGCTTGCGGGAGCTGATGGGCTGTGATGACCGGGTCATGTATCTCATTTCCGAGATCGCCTGTCTCGAGTCTCTTAAGAAGGATGGCATGGATGACTTCACACTGTGCCAGCATGTCTCTGCCCTCGGAGAGCAGATCAGCTTGACCGAGATGGGTGATGCAGGCCCCAAGATGCCTTTCAATGCCAATGGCAGCCTTTCACCGAAGCAGCTTTCCAAGAACATGACCATGGCTTTCCGCATTGCTGCTCGCATCTTCCTCTGCAGCCTGGTTCCTGGATTCAACCCTAGGCAGCCATCACCTATGGGcttggttgagaagctgactACTGTGCTTCAACACATTCCCTCGGGCCCCAATGGGTTTGACCGCAACCTTGCTTGGGTCTACCTCATTGGCGGCTCCATCAGTGTTCCTGGTAGCTCATTCCGTGCATTCTTCGAGGATCGCCTGGCTCAGCTGGGCGACTCGGCTAGATTTGGCACCATGGGACGTGTAGCCACCCTCCTGCACGAGGTGTGGGTTCAGAATGATAGCCTCTCGGGTGTGAGCACACCCGGGTCCACGACGTCTGAGGCGGCCCAGCTGCACATCCACTGGCGGGATGTCATGGAATCGAAGGGATGGGACTTTTTGTTGATCTGA
- a CDS encoding hypothetical protein (EggNog:ENOG41), with translation MRQQPLPRDTFFSLKNDSQLLDRPISVATEFVDTDWEEEDEIISDEEENSPRISLQSAGQPSFTTVSSYDEVPTPRSSRSQEVPLDYSPKQVEGPRGPHLFRNSTDQYSATEEDIILTLSPITPKGPRNIADFLMTSQPPPTRTSPFQYTDAELDTTTLASWSTEMVAQAMLNAGVELSVADRFMENDISGAILITLKFEDLKELNIQSFGIRTKVWHQIQALRDSRPASPRPETPIEDVPSKEVAREARRGEEGGLKRRQSSKRRHRARTNGDDITPMESVSIIGIEQVIPKPHHCSKGENCSRFRKQQQLIRAFKKEYPHVDINATGTVMVGDAGNPETAKALDPNKVRPVSDAVPSVVASSDVMGPGMPPLQYLYEASLRGVQSRDPQDNVRQFLSFQHQQQGDCSAEVPPTPPFDGMPTAQAQLPHQGLRRLPKLSIPGKPQLLPSRLGASSVPPPQKKPTQSFAQHQQQLQQQQQPAFVPYQMEKTSPRSPDLEMTPRNSFRHGTPFSELDVPITAVPIGPVARDFSQSVPPDMNYRTSPTTNVSPPRCQSRTSARRPSFPVMPALEENKPVLVSRPPQGCSSPQSPRGSRSQQPLQPPPRDNLPFSRGHLNGSEKVLAQTVIPLGARGKSPSADPANGISHQGPMKKRKTKMLRHEWQDGYFTLKGTRLNMHKDAEELDRTLEYVDIDDYAIACSSVASSSKLTAAFKTMHLSRGSHSREKSDPVGAFAFQLIPQEKNTARLRKRESHLQPAGTIPSEGVNGTGKTHHFAVKNRDDRIDWMRELMLAKALRQKGEGFEISVNGNMI, from the exons ATGCGACAGCAACCCTTACCTCGGGACACCTTCTTCAGCCTTAAGAATGATTCTCAACTACTAGATCGACCAATTTCAGTGGCAACCGAGTTTGTGGACACGGactgggaagaagaggatgaaatcATTagcgatgaggaggagaattCGCCTCGTATAAGTTTGCAATCG GCTGGACAGCCTAGTTTCACAACAGTTTCTTCCTACGATGAGGTCCCGACGCCAAGATCGAGTAGAAGCCAAGAAGTTCCGCTTGATTATTCTCCGAAGCAGGTTGAAGGCCCTCGAGGTCCTCATCTTTTTCGGAACTCGACTGACCAATACTCTGCCACCGAAGAGGACATCATTCTGACATTATCACCCATCACCCCCAAGGGACCTCGGAACATCGCGGACTTTCTCATGACATCCCAACCACCACCGACACGAACCAGTCCTTTCCAGTACACTGATGCGGAACTGGACACGACGACTCTGGCATCATGGTCCACTGAGATGGTTGCGCAGGCTATGCTCAATGCTGGCGTTGAGCTGTCCGTGGCAGACCGATTCATGGAGAATGATATCAGCGGTGCAATTCTGATAACGCTCAAGTTTGAAGATCTCAAGGAGCTTAACATCCAATCGTTTGGTATTAGAACCAAAGTCTGGCATCAAATCCAAGCTCTCAGAGACAGCAGACCTGCATCACCTCGTCCGGAAACACCAATTGAAGATGTTCCAAGCAAGGAAGTTGCCAGAGAAGCGCGAAGAGGGGAAGAAGGTGGTCTTAAGCGTCGTCAGAGCAGCAAGCGACGTCATCGTGCAAGGACAAATGGAGACGATATTACCCCCATGGAGTCAGTGTCTATCATCGGTATTGAACAAGTTATCCCAAAGCCCCATCACTGTTCCAAGGGGGAGAACTGTTCCAGATTCAGAAAGCAACAGCAGCTTATCAGGGCTTTCAAGAAAGAATATCCACACGTGGATATTAATGCCACTGGTACTGTCATGGTTGGAGATGCTGGCAACCCAGAGACGGCCAAGGCATTGGACCCTAACAAGGTCCGTCCCGTATCGGACGCTGTACCTTCTGTTGTCGCCTCCTCGGACGTCATGGGTCCTGGAATGCCTCCTCTACAGTATCTTTATGAGGCATCTCTCCGTGGCGTTCAGTCAAGAGATCCTCAAGACAATGTCAGACAATTCCTTAGCTTtcagcaccaacagcaggGAGACTGCAGCGCCGAGGTGCCTCCAACGCCTCCGTTTGATGGTATGCCAACCGCACAGGCCCAGCTTCCTCACCAAGGTCTGCGCCGACTCCCTAAACTGTCCATTCCTGGGaagcctcagcttcttccgTCCCGTCTTGGTGCTTCTTCAGTGCCTCCCCCTCAGAAGAAGCCCACGCAGTCATttgctcaacatcaacagcaattgcaacagcaacaacagcccgCCTTTGTCCCCTACCAGATGGAGAAGACCAGCCCTCGATCTCCTGATCTGGAGATGACACCTAGGAACAGCTTCCGCCATGGTACACCATTCTCGGAGCTTGATGTTCCCATTACGGCTGTACCCATTGGCCCAGTAGCTCGAGATTTCTCCCAATCTGTCCCCCCTGACATGAACTACCGCACATCTCCAACTACCAATGTCTCCCCTCCCCGCTGCCAGTCTCGCACTTCAGCCCGCCGCCCCTCTTTCCCTGTGATGCCCGCTCTCGAGGAGAACAAGCCTGTTCTCGTTAGCCGCCCTCCCCAAGGCTGCTCCTCACCACAGTCCCCACGAGGTTCACgatctcagcagcctcttcagCCACCCCCCCGTGATAACTTGCCCTTCTCCCGTGGCCATCTCAATGGCTCCGAGAAAGTCCTGGCACAAACTGTCATACCTCTTGGTGCGAGGGGCAAGTCTCCCTCTGCCGACCCTGCCAATGGCATCAGTCACCAAGGTCCCatgaagaagcgcaagacaAAGATGCTTCGGCATGAGTGGCAGGACGGCTACTTTACTCTGAAGGGTACCCGTCTCAATATGCACAAGGATGCCGAGGAGCTCGACCGGACCCTTGAGTATGTGGACATTGACGATTACGCAATTGCCTGCTCAAGCGTTGCATCCTCTTCAAAGCTCACTGCTGCTTTCAAGACGATGCATCTTTCTCGTGGAAGCCACAGCCGCGAGAAGAGTGACCCTGTTGGTGCCTTTGCTTTCCAGCTCATCCCTCAAGAGAAGAATACTGCCCGCCTTCGGAAGCGTGAgagccatcttcaacctgcCGGTACCATCCCCTCAGAGGGTGTCAATGGCACAGGCAAGACGCATCACTTTGCTGTCAAGAACCGAGATGACCGCATCGACTGGATGCGAGAGCTTATGCTCGCAAAGGCGCTCAGACAAAAGGGCGAGGGTTTTGAAATCAGCGTTAACGGAAACATGATCTAA
- a CDS encoding hypothetical protein (EggNog:ENOG41) codes for MLRPILRAPRSAFGLGLRSTVNARRSIHHVPQLPHDYSEGVPNLMSPGGFSIAWTEYMKLMVEKLNALTVGTELEDKDTKTIALMTAREPNQAPIFNYASMAHNNHFFFQGIAPEGTPMPDALRSELEASFSSIETLRREFIITASAMFGPGFLWLVKAGPGDYRLLPTYLAGSPYPGAHWRAQTTDMNAVGKDGSARTYMHNQAFGANKRNSDLPPGGVELEPLLCLNTWEHAWLLDWGVGAGGQGGKAAFAESWWKLIDWEKVAQKSGVLRPGFKSA; via the exons ATGCTTCGTCCGATATTAAGGGCCCCTCGCTCCGCCTTTGGCCTCGGCCTGCGCTCGACAGTCAATGCCCGCAGATCTATCCATCATGTTCCCCAACTGCCGCACGACTATTCTGAGGGTGTTCCTAACCTCATGAGCCCTGGAGGTTTCTCGATCGCTTGGACTGAATACATGAAGCTCATGGTGGAGAAATTGAATGCTTTGACTGTTG GCACCGAGCTCGAGGATAAGGACACAAAAACAATCGCTCTCATGACAGCCCGCGAGCCTAACCAGGCCCCAATCTTCAACTATGCTTCCATGGCACACAACaaccacttcttcttccaaggcaTCGCACCAGAAGGAACCCCCATGCCCGACGCCCTCCGTAGCGAACTAGAAGCctcattctcctccatcGAGACCCTCCGCCGCGAATTTATCATCACTGCCTCCGCTATGTTCGGCCCAGGCTTCCTCTGGCTCGTCAAGGCTGGCCCCGGCGACTATCGACTTCTGCCCACCTACCTCGCCGGATCTCCCTACCCCGGCGCTCACTGGCGTGCCCAGACCACCGATATGAACGCTGTGGGCAAGGATGGCTCTGCCCGCACTTACATGCACAACCAGGCGTTCGGCGCCAACAAGCGAAACAGCGATCTTCCCCCAGGTGGTGTCGAGCTGGAGCCTCTTCTGTGTCTAAACACCTGGGAGCACGCATGGCTGTTGGATTGGGGTGTGGGCGCTGGTGGCCAGGGCGGAAAGGCTGCTTTCGCCGAGTCATGGTGGAAGTTGATCGACTGGGAGAAGGTGGCTCAGAAGTCGGGAGTGCTGCGACCTGGCTTCAAGTCTGCGTAG
- a CDS encoding hypothetical protein (EggNog:ENOG41), with amino-acid sequence MPSIDEAMARSLRGSAWEVVKDKFVRTIVANLSRRDMLADAAQTSDEVAQKSEDFATAFSSWDNCMNVAWCNCCQCLKCCGNCCGACDPPRSATKHLDDPYAPQSQHHGYRSEPPMNPSAPQYGVTKPMRSEPPQYAEFETSKGRDDDALPEMPSWEGASSKKVEVHTEAVELDTLPPKPPQSQQSNMMGGVSSNNLTPYSQAQSNSSGYLGANQALDAYSPIDQQGYGYQAPGMNPMYSSAAAVAPMPHERRSPALNTNGYSNQGYGHDQGFEQAQGYGQMQGYGQQGYGQATSPNDYAATYSGYRGTPPPRPASFAKRASMHQDEFGTYGQLPPRRSPAIPEDYGYGSPVRQSPGPQTDFGYAQPPRQSPAPMNDYRTPPPGPEASYGAHPVPQRQHMPESHSPQEPYPGFKPYQP; translated from the exons ATGCCCTCCATTGACGAGGCCATGGCACGGAGCCTTCGGGGCAGTGCCTGGGAGGTGGTCAAAGACAAGTTTGTCCGGACAATTGTAGCCAACCTTTCACGACGAGACATGTTAGCCGACGCAGCGCAAACGTCCGATGAGGTTGCACAGAAATCAGAAGACTTTGCAACCGCTTTCTCTAGCTGGGACAACTGTATGAACGTGGCGTGGTGCAA CTGCTGCCAGTGTCTGAAGTGCTGCGGTAACTGCTGCGGTGCCTGCGACCCTCCGCGCAGTGCTACGAAGCATTTGGATGACCCTTATGCTCCCCAAAGTCAGCATCATGGATACCGAAGCGAACCCCCAATGAATCCATCAGCACCTCAGTACGGCGTCACAAAGCCCATGCGATCCGAGCCACCTCAGTATGCGGAATTCGAAACGAGTAAAGGCAGAGACGATGATGCCCTCCCTGAAATGCCCAGCTGGGAGGGTGCTAGCAGCAAAAAGGTCGAGGTTCACACAGAGGCCGTTGAGCTTGACACTCTACCTCCGAAGCCACCTCAAAGTCAGCAAAGCAACATGATGGGTGGAGTTTCATCAAACAATCTGACTCCCTACAGCCAGGCACAGAGCAATTCAAGCGGCTACCTGGGCGCTAACCAAGCTCTCGATGCATATTCACCTATCGACCAGCAGGGCTACGGATACCAGGCCCCCGGCATGAACCCTATGTACAGCAGTGCCGCTGCTGTCGCACCCATGCCACATGAACGTCGCTCCCCGGCCTTGAACACCAATGGATACAGCAACCAAGGCTACGGCCATGATCAAGGATTCGAACAAGCCCAAGGCTACGGGCAAATGCAGGGCTACGGACAACAAGGTTACGGTCAAGCCACGTCCCCCAACGATTATGCCGCAACTTATAGCGGCTATCGAGGAACTCCTCCACCGCGGCCCGCCAGTTTCGCCAAGCGAGCTTCAATGCATCAGGATGAATTTGGTACTTATGGAcagcttcctcctcgccgtTCTCCAGCTATCCCAGAAGACTATGGTTATGGATCGCCCGTTCGTCAATCACCCGGCCCCCAAACCGATTTTGGCTACGCTCAGCCACCTCGTCAGTCCCCAGCGCCTATGAACGATTATCGAACACCGCCTCCTGGCCCTGAGGCCAGCTATGGTGCTCATCCTGTGCCTCAGCGGCAACACATGCCAGAGTCACACTCTCCGCAAGAGCCATACCCAGGTTTCAAGCCATACCAGCCTTGA